In the Clostridium beijerinckii genome, one interval contains:
- a CDS encoding polysaccharide deacetylase family protein gives MKRNNSNSTKNIKRARITILIVAVALLVIIGSIVAVQKFSAGSKTVQAASNTGESINDDKENSDSVNKESNGNVEDVAYLEKYIEQQEKNQKPDGADGKKVAYLTFDDGPSTTVTPQILDILKSEDVHATFFLIGKYVDKDDASKNLVKREVAEGNAIGIHSYSHDYGYLFPKGKINLENCMSDFDKTDKALKNVLGEDFSTRSIRFPGGQETWSKKDPQGAEKVDKALHEKDWHQIDWNALSGDAEGTHKKNADELTQEAIKSIGNREKALILMHDTYGKEETAKALPRIIEYLKQQGYEFKIIE, from the coding sequence ATGAAACGTAATAATAGTAATAGCACTAAAAATATTAAGAGAGCGAGAATTACTATATTAATTGTTGCAGTTGCATTACTTGTAATTATAGGAAGCATAGTAGCAGTACAGAAATTTTCAGCAGGCAGTAAGACGGTACAAGCTGCTAGCAACACGGGAGAAAGTATTAATGATGATAAAGAAAATAGCGATTCAGTTAATAAGGAAAGCAATGGCAACGTAGAAGATGTTGCATATTTAGAAAAGTATATTGAGCAGCAAGAGAAGAACCAAAAGCCTGATGGAGCTGATGGTAAAAAAGTTGCTTACTTAACTTTCGATGATGGCCCATCGACAACAGTTACCCCTCAAATTTTAGATATCCTTAAATCTGAAGATGTACATGCAACATTTTTCCTTATAGGAAAGTATGTTGATAAAGATGATGCAAGCAAGAACCTAGTAAAGAGGGAAGTAGCAGAAGGTAATGCAATAGGCATACATTCATATTCACATGACTATGGTTACTTATTTCCAAAGGGTAAAATAAACTTGGAGAATTGTATGTCTGATTTTGATAAAACAGATAAAGCTTTAAAAAACGTTTTAGGCGAAGATTTTTCAACACGATCAATTAGGTTTCCAGGTGGACAAGAAACATGGAGTAAAAAGGATCCTCAAGGAGCAGAAAAAGTGGACAAAGCCCTACATGAGAAGGATTGGCATCAAATTGATTGGAATGCATTATCAGGAGATGCAGAAGGTACTCATAAAAAGAATGCAGATGAACTAACTCAGGAAGCTATAAAAAGTATTGGTAATAGAGAAAAGGCACTGATTTTAATGCATGATACTTATGGAAAAGAAGAAACAGCGAAGGCTTTACCAAGAATAATAGAATATTTAAAACAGCAAGGCTATGAATTTAAAATAATAGAATAA
- a CDS encoding ABC transporter ATP-binding protein translates to MNYLLKFVKPYKRQVTLGPIFKLLEAVFEISIPTIMIFITDKGIGTKNINYIFEIGLIMLSMAILGVLSSFTCQYFASIASQGFGTALRNEMFKKIGTFSYNEIDDFGTPSLINRVTNDVNQLQLGLAMLIRLAIRVPFLCIGGIIMAMYLDVKLSLIMYLSIPFFAFAIYLIMNKSLPLYKVVQRKLDKLSLILRENLSGVRVIRAFSRVEGEKVRFRESNEELASTAIKVGKISALMNPVTSVIMNFALMAVIWFGGIRVNVGGMTTGQVIAYINYINMVLSALIVLASLIVTFTKAAASAARVNEVLRTEPSIKYSGNSEFSKNINKDIPIIKFDNVSFSYKGSKEDAISNISFEIKRGQMVGIIGGTGSGKTTLVNLIPRLYDTSKGNVLLNGINVKDYYKKEIDNNIGLVPQKAVLFTGTVSENIRWGAQNASMSEVKKAAEIGMAADFIEKMPEKYDTYISQGGVNFSGGQKQRLTIARALVKKPEILIMDDSLSALDYATDAALRKALKENSSDTTVIMVTQRISTVKDADLIIVLDDGKLAGVGNHEQLLKESEVYREICSSQVTKEAM, encoded by the coding sequence TTGAACTATTTATTAAAATTCGTAAAACCGTATAAAAGGCAAGTTACATTAGGTCCTATATTTAAGTTGCTTGAAGCTGTCTTTGAAATATCAATACCAACAATAATGATATTTATAACAGATAAAGGAATAGGAACAAAAAACATAAACTATATATTTGAAATAGGATTAATAATGCTTTCTATGGCAATTTTAGGTGTGTTATCATCTTTTACATGTCAGTATTTTGCATCTATTGCTTCACAAGGGTTTGGGACGGCTCTTAGAAATGAGATGTTCAAAAAGATAGGAACTTTTTCATATAATGAGATTGATGATTTTGGGACGCCATCTCTTATTAATCGTGTTACAAATGATGTGAATCAGCTTCAACTTGGCCTTGCAATGCTTATAAGACTTGCTATAAGGGTGCCGTTTCTTTGCATCGGCGGAATCATAATGGCTATGTATCTTGACGTGAAATTGTCGCTTATAATGTATTTATCAATTCCATTCTTTGCTTTTGCAATATATCTTATTATGAATAAATCTCTTCCTCTATATAAGGTGGTTCAAAGAAAACTTGATAAGTTGTCGCTTATTTTAAGAGAAAATCTATCTGGAGTAAGAGTTATAAGAGCATTTTCAAGAGTAGAAGGTGAAAAAGTAAGATTTAGAGAATCGAATGAGGAACTTGCAAGCACTGCAATTAAGGTAGGAAAAATATCTGCGCTTATGAATCCAGTTACAAGTGTAATAATGAATTTTGCACTTATGGCAGTAATTTGGTTTGGCGGAATAAGAGTAAATGTAGGTGGAATGACAACAGGACAGGTTATAGCTTATATAAATTATATAAACATGGTATTATCGGCGCTCATAGTACTTGCTAGCCTTATAGTTACTTTTACTAAAGCAGCAGCTAGTGCAGCTCGTGTAAATGAGGTACTTAGAACAGAACCAAGTATTAAGTACAGTGGAAATTCTGAGTTTAGTAAAAATATTAATAAAGATATTCCAATAATTAAATTTGATAATGTATCTTTTTCTTATAAAGGATCTAAGGAAGATGCAATAAGTAATATTTCTTTTGAAATAAAAAGAGGACAAATGGTTGGGATAATAGGTGGTACAGGTTCAGGAAAAACTACTTTAGTTAATTTAATACCTAGATTATATGATACAAGCAAAGGAAATGTTTTGCTAAACGGAATTAATGTTAAAGATTATTATAAAAAAGAAATTGATAATAATATAGGTCTAGTTCCTCAAAAAGCCGTTTTATTTACCGGCACTGTATCTGAAAATATAAGATGGGGTGCTCAAAATGCAAGTATGAGTGAAGTTAAGAAGGCGGCTGAAATTGGAATGGCAGCAGATTTTATAGAAAAAATGCCTGAAAAATATGACACATATATATCCCAAGGTGGAGTTAATTTCTCTGGTGGTCAAAAACAAAGACTTACTATAGCAAGAGCATTAGTAAAGAAACCTGAAATATTAATAATGGATGACAGCTTAAGTGCTCTTGATTATGCTACAGATGCTGCACTTAGAAAAGCTCTTAAAGAAAATTCCAGTGATACAACTGTAATTATGGTAACTCAAAGAATAAGCACTGTAAAGGATGCTGATTTAATAATTGTATTAGATGACGGAAAACTCGCGGGAGTTGGAAACCATGAACAATTGCTTAAAGAATCCGAAGTTTATAGAGAAATATGTAGCTCTCAAGTTACAAAGGAGGCTATGTAA
- a CDS encoding LysR family transcriptional regulator: MDIKQLKYFYAIAEEGQITNAAKRLHMAQPPLSYQLKNLEDELGVKLVERGSRNIKLTDAGVILYKRAKQILSLTKSTENELKDFKQGNHGTLSIGTVSSSGASLLDSRLNIFHEKYPFINFEIHEGNTYELLELLDKGIIEIAIVRTPFNNSGINSIFLPKEPMVAAMRKDLNWTDSEIINITELNNKPLIFYRRFESLIFKVCQDFNFQPTVFCKNDDARTSLLWANSGLGIAIVPKSAIKLIGSSSIIYKEIDSDILTTQIAIIWSKTGYLSSSGKNFLDLFENT; this comes from the coding sequence ATGGATATTAAACAATTAAAATATTTCTATGCAATCGCAGAAGAAGGTCAAATAACAAATGCAGCCAAAAGACTTCATATGGCTCAACCCCCTTTAAGCTATCAGTTGAAAAACTTAGAAGATGAACTCGGCGTTAAACTTGTTGAACGAGGAAGTCGAAATATAAAACTTACCGATGCTGGAGTTATACTTTATAAGCGCGCTAAGCAGATATTATCTTTAACAAAATCTACTGAAAATGAATTAAAAGATTTTAAACAAGGAAATCACGGGACCTTATCCATAGGCACTGTATCTTCATCTGGAGCGTCACTTTTAGATAGCAGGTTAAATATATTTCACGAAAAATACCCTTTCATAAATTTTGAAATTCATGAAGGGAATACCTATGAATTATTAGAGTTATTGGATAAAGGTATAATTGAAATCGCTATTGTAAGAACTCCATTTAACAATTCGGGAATAAACTCAATTTTTTTACCAAAAGAGCCTATGGTTGCAGCTATGAGAAAAGACTTAAACTGGACTGATAGTGAAATCATAAACATTACTGAATTAAATAATAAACCCTTGATATTCTATAGACGATTTGAAAGTCTCATATTTAAAGTATGCCAAGATTTTAATTTTCAGCCAACTGTATTTTGCAAAAATGATGATGCACGAACTTCCCTGCTTTGGGCGAATTCTGGACTTGGAATCGCCATAGTACCAAAATCTGCAATAAAATTAATAGGTTCTTCAAGTATAATTTACAAAGAAATTGATAGTGACATATTAACAACTCAGATAGCTATAATATGGTCAAAAACAGGGTACCTTTCATCATCTGGAAAGAATTTTTTAGACCTGTTCGAAAATACGTAA
- the dhaM gene encoding dihydroxyacetone kinase phosphoryl donor subunit DhaM — protein sequence MVGIVIISHSKNIADGVKELASQMAPNVAIGVAGGTADGRVGTDMDKISAAIEDVYSEDGVIIIFDLGSAFMNAEMAIEFLDEKMKEKIKIVDCPIVEGAVTAAVESSIGKNIEEIEEALKPMNLGKMP from the coding sequence ATGGTAGGAATAGTGATAATATCGCATAGTAAAAATATAGCAGATGGTGTAAAGGAATTAGCAAGTCAAATGGCACCTAATGTAGCTATAGGTGTGGCTGGAGGAACAGCAGACGGAAGAGTTGGCACTGATATGGATAAAATATCAGCTGCAATAGAAGATGTTTATTCAGAAGATGGAGTAATTATTATTTTTGATTTAGGCAGTGCCTTTATGAATGCAGAAATGGCAATAGAATTTCTAGATGAAAAGATGAAGGAAAAAATAAAGATAGTAGATTGCCCAATAGTTGAGGGAGCTGTGACAGCAGCAGTTGAAAGTAGTATAGGTAAAAATATTGAAGAAATTGAAGAAGCATTAAAACCCATGAATCTAGGAAAAATGCCTTGA
- a CDS encoding ABC transporter ATP-binding protein, translating to MKKSTFSRLIGYVSKYKGYMFASLIFALISNILIAFMPLIVGRSIDHIVAKGEVDFDGLIKTIIILGVIYVISALFTWLFTIVANTVAYNTVKDLRNEALNKISSLPLKYFDKNPHGDIISRLTNDMDNISDGLFQGITQFYPGIITIISSLVLMVSLSFKLTLVIVLMTPFCFLIASFITKRSNKMFKEQQKTLGELNGYIEEIVGSQKVVRLFGYEERAQESFSGINSRLYKCGQLAQFYSSLTNPATRFVNNITYILVGLVGGILSVLSGLSVGVISSFLTYSTQFSQPINNITSVATQLQAAIASCERIFSIIDEEPEKADSKEAENIESCDGNVEFDNVSFSYNKKVPLIENFSVNIKKGSTIAIVGPTGAGKTTIVNLLMRFYDLDKGRITIDGKSINDLTRNNLRSQFGMVLQDTWLFEGTIRQNIAYGKPNATLEEVENAAKAAFIHSFIKRLPDGYDTIITESGGNLSEGQKQLLTIARVMLIDPPMLILDEATSNVDTRTELKIQNAFLSMMKGRTSFVIAHRLSTIRDADIILVMKNGKIAERGNHEELVNKGGIYTELYNSQFKHQL from the coding sequence ATGAAAAAAAGTACATTTTCTAGATTGATTGGTTATGTTTCAAAATATAAAGGATATATGTTTGCATCTCTGATATTTGCGCTAATAAGTAATATACTTATAGCATTTATGCCGTTAATAGTGGGAAGGTCTATTGATCATATAGTTGCTAAAGGTGAAGTTGATTTTGATGGGTTGATTAAGACAATTATAATACTTGGAGTAATATATGTAATAAGTGCACTATTTACGTGGCTATTTACTATAGTAGCTAATACTGTAGCATATAACACAGTAAAGGATCTTAGAAATGAAGCCTTAAATAAGATAAGCTCTCTGCCTTTAAAGTACTTTGATAAAAATCCTCATGGAGATATTATAAGCAGACTTACAAATGATATGGATAATATTTCAGATGGATTATTTCAAGGGATAACACAATTTTATCCAGGAATCATAACTATAATAAGTTCACTTGTTTTAATGGTAAGTTTAAGTTTTAAATTAACTTTAGTTATAGTTTTAATGACACCTTTTTGTTTTCTTATTGCTTCTTTTATTACAAAGAGATCAAATAAAATGTTTAAAGAGCAGCAAAAGACTTTAGGTGAATTAAATGGTTATATAGAAGAAATCGTGGGAAGCCAAAAAGTAGTAAGACTTTTTGGATATGAAGAAAGAGCTCAGGAGAGCTTTTCAGGAATTAATTCAAGGCTTTACAAGTGTGGGCAGCTTGCGCAGTTTTATTCATCACTTACAAATCCAGCTACAAGATTTGTAAATAATATTACATATATTTTAGTTGGCCTTGTTGGAGGGATACTTTCGGTTTTAAGCGGGTTAAGTGTTGGTGTGATTTCAAGTTTTTTAACCTATTCAACTCAGTTTTCACAACCAATAAACAACATTACTAGTGTAGCTACTCAGCTTCAAGCAGCTATTGCATCTTGTGAAAGAATATTTTCTATTATAGATGAAGAGCCAGAAAAAGCAGATTCTAAAGAAGCTGAAAATATAGAGAGCTGTGATGGAAATGTCGAGTTTGATAATGTATCATTTTCTTATAATAAGAAAGTTCCACTTATAGAAAATTTCAGCGTTAATATAAAAAAAGGAAGCACAATAGCTATTGTAGGACCAACTGGTGCTGGCAAAACCACTATAGTTAACTTACTTATGAGGTTCTATGATTTAGACAAAGGTAGGATTACTATAGATGGCAAGAGTATAAATGATCTTACAAGAAATAATCTCAGAAGCCAATTTGGTATGGTGCTTCAAGATACATGGCTATTTGAAGGAACTATAAGGCAAAATATTGCTTATGGTAAACCAAATGCTACTTTAGAAGAAGTTGAAAATGCAGCTAAAGCTGCCTTTATTCATAGTTTTATAAAAAGACTTCCTGATGGTTACGATACGATTATAACTGAATCTGGAGGAAATCTTTCTGAAGGTCAAAAGCAGCTTTTGACTATAGCCAGAGTAATGTTAATTGATCCGCCAATGCTCATATTAGATGAAGCAACAAGTAATGTAGATACAAGAACTGAGCTAAAAATACAAAATGCATTTCTTTCAATGATGAAAGGACGTACAAGCTTTGTTATAGCTCATAGACTTTCTACTATACGTGATGCAGATATAATCCTTGTTATGAAGAATGGTAAAATTGCTGAAAGAGGGAATCATGAGGAGCTTGTAAATAAAGGCGGAATTTATACAGAACTTTATAACAGTCAGTTTAAGCATCAGCTGTAA
- the dhaK gene encoding dihydroxyacetone kinase subunit DhaK — MKKIINDANLVLEDMLKGMVAAHPEYIKKLENADVLVRVDSPIDGKVALVSGGGSGHEPAHGGYVGKGMLDAAVAGAVFTSPTPDQVYEAIKAVDSGKGVLLVIKNYTGDVMNFEMAKDMAEMEGINVKAVVVNDDVAVENSTYTAGRRGIAGTIFIHKIAGAKAETGASLEEVTRVAEKVISNVRSMGMAISSCIVPAAGKPNFTLGENEMEIGMGIHGEPGTHREEIKTADEITEHLMSKILEDIKLSSGEEVAVMVNGLSSTPLMELYIVNKKVNEILEEKGVKIHKTFVGEFMTSLEMAGFSITVLKLDSELKELLDAPANTPAFKVI; from the coding sequence ATGAAAAAAATAATTAATGATGCAAATCTAGTACTTGAGGATATGTTGAAAGGAATGGTAGCTGCACATCCGGAATATATAAAAAAATTAGAAAATGCAGATGTTTTAGTAAGAGTAGATTCACCAATAGATGGAAAGGTTGCTTTAGTAAGTGGTGGAGGAAGTGGACATGAGCCAGCTCATGGAGGATATGTAGGAAAAGGAATGCTTGATGCAGCAGTAGCAGGAGCAGTGTTTACATCACCTACACCAGATCAAGTATATGAAGCAATAAAAGCTGTAGACTCAGGTAAAGGAGTTTTACTTGTAATTAAAAATTATACTGGGGATGTTATGAACTTTGAAATGGCAAAAGATATGGCTGAAATGGAAGGGATTAATGTAAAAGCTGTTGTAGTAAACGATGATGTTGCAGTTGAAAATAGTACTTATACAGCAGGACGAAGAGGGATTGCAGGAACAATATTTATACACAAAATAGCAGGCGCTAAAGCTGAAACAGGAGCTAGTCTTGAAGAAGTTACAAGAGTTGCAGAGAAAGTAATATCAAATGTTAGAAGTATGGGAATGGCTATTTCATCTTGTATTGTACCAGCTGCTGGTAAACCAAATTTCACATTAGGAGAAAATGAGATGGAAATTGGTATGGGAATTCATGGAGAACCAGGAACTCATAGAGAGGAAATAAAAACAGCAGATGAAATTACAGAACATTTAATGAGCAAAATTCTAGAAGATATCAAATTGAGTAGTGGAGAAGAAGTAGCAGTCATGGTAAATGGCTTATCATCAACACCACTTATGGAGTTATATATAGTAAATAAAAAGGTAAATGAAATATTGGAGGAAAAAGGGGTTAAAATTCATAAAACATTTGTAGGTGAATTTATGACATCTCTTGAAATGGCTGGATTTTCAATAACAGTATTAAAACTTGATAGTGAATTAAAAGAATTATTAGATGCACCAGCAAACACACCAGCATTTAAAGTAATATAA
- a CDS encoding sigma 54-interacting transcriptional regulator has product MILSKEVVIRHSKGLHARVLAMVVHKVSELEKRHDLKFFIIYKDKKKILATSLMPLVLLKVKQNEKIIVEVHGEDPKEPLDELCDFLQSDFDLEDKSTINQVDNIINNNTITLEHVFSNIPNGIIATDEKDIISIFNEEAERLLGISSGDAIGKKVYEIIEFTNLHEINRTGKSELMVKEIINNRILLINRTPIIIDKKPKGALAVFNDISKLEKVKDELKTVKDLKERLQLILETVQDGICVINSDGYITYVNKAYLRILNEKEEDILNKNIRDVSPEGARIKVLKTGESIIGAISYKENGVIIVSNVNPIVIDGEITGVVSIVKNVTEVQKLSEKLTQVSAKADYLEEELIRTKKPDSAFSKYIGHSGKILDALATTLKAAKTDTTVLIRGESGTGKELIAEGIHFSSKNSKGPFIRVNCAAIPQNLLESELFGYEKGAFTGAIKRKLGKFELAQNGTILLDEIGEMDKSMQAKVLRVIQEKEFQRIGGEETIKINVRIIAATHRNLEEMVKSMEFREDLYYRLNVIPIFLPPLRERKQDIAPLLEHFIDKIGKRINKRITIVTNDAMESLLEYKWPGNIRELENLVERIMALNETEVIELSDLPAYMRKDINTVKNAIKSKNNNEIDMLIEAEEILPLKEYEKIIIEKALKKYGSYNAAGKALGLTHKTVAAKARQYGIEKKVTWE; this is encoded by the coding sequence TTGATACTTAGCAAAGAAGTGGTTATAAGGCACAGTAAAGGATTGCATGCAAGAGTCTTGGCTATGGTTGTTCATAAGGTAAGCGAACTTGAAAAGAGACATGATTTAAAGTTTTTTATAATTTATAAAGATAAAAAGAAAATTTTAGCTACAAGTCTTATGCCACTGGTTTTATTGAAGGTAAAGCAGAATGAGAAAATTATAGTAGAAGTTCATGGAGAAGATCCAAAAGAACCGCTAGATGAATTATGCGATTTTCTACAAAGTGATTTTGATTTAGAAGATAAAAGTACTATTAATCAAGTTGATAACATAATAAATAATAATACTATAACGTTGGAGCACGTATTCAGTAATATACCTAATGGAATCATTGCCACAGATGAGAAAGATATAATTTCAATATTCAATGAGGAAGCAGAAAGGTTATTAGGGATATCTTCCGGAGATGCTATTGGAAAAAAGGTATATGAAATAATAGAATTCACAAATCTTCATGAAATAAATAGAACTGGCAAATCGGAATTAATGGTAAAAGAAATAATAAATAATAGAATATTGCTTATAAATAGAACTCCAATAATAATAGACAAGAAACCTAAAGGTGCATTAGCAGTATTTAATGATATATCAAAATTAGAAAAAGTTAAAGATGAACTTAAAACGGTGAAAGATTTGAAAGAGAGGCTACAGCTTATATTAGAAACAGTACAAGATGGTATATGTGTTATAAATTCAGATGGATATATAACATACGTAAATAAGGCGTATCTTAGAATTTTGAACGAAAAAGAAGAGGATATATTAAATAAAAATATTAGAGATGTATCTCCAGAGGGTGCAAGAATTAAAGTACTTAAAACAGGAGAAAGCATCATAGGGGCAATCAGCTATAAGGAAAATGGTGTAATAATAGTTTCAAATGTAAACCCTATAGTGATTGATGGAGAAATAACAGGTGTTGTGTCCATAGTTAAAAATGTAACAGAAGTTCAAAAACTTTCTGAGAAACTAACTCAGGTCTCTGCAAAAGCTGATTATCTAGAAGAAGAGCTTATTAGAACTAAGAAACCTGATTCAGCTTTTTCGAAGTATATAGGTCATAGTGGGAAGATATTAGATGCACTTGCTACAACATTAAAAGCAGCGAAAACAGATACCACCGTATTAATAAGAGGAGAAAGTGGGACAGGAAAAGAATTAATTGCAGAAGGAATACATTTTTCAAGTAAGAATTCCAAAGGACCTTTTATTAGAGTAAATTGTGCAGCAATACCACAAAACTTATTAGAAAGCGAACTTTTTGGATATGAAAAAGGAGCTTTTACAGGAGCTATAAAAAGAAAATTAGGTAAATTTGAATTGGCTCAAAATGGTACTATACTTCTAGATGAAATAGGAGAAATGGATAAGAGTATGCAGGCTAAAGTTTTGAGAGTAATTCAAGAAAAAGAATTTCAAAGAATTGGTGGAGAAGAAACTATAAAAATAAATGTTAGAATAATTGCTGCGACTCACAGAAATTTAGAAGAAATGGTAAAGTCAATGGAGTTTAGAGAAGATTTATATTATAGGTTAAATGTAATTCCAATATTTTTGCCGCCTTTAAGAGAAAGAAAGCAAGATATAGCGCCTTTATTAGAGCACTTCATAGATAAAATAGGTAAGAGGATAAATAAAAGAATAACTATAGTAACAAATGATGCAATGGAATCTCTATTAGAATACAAATGGCCAGGAAATATAAGGGAGTTAGAGAATCTGGTAGAGAGAATAATGGCTTTAAATGAAACAGAAGTAATAGAATTAAGTGATCTTCCAGCTTATATGAGAAAAGATATAAATACAGTTAAAAATGCAATCAAAAGTAAAAATAATAATGAAATAGACATGCTTATTGAAGCAGAAGAAATATTACCACTAAAGGAATATGAAAAAATTATAATAGAAAAAGCACTTAAGAAATATGGAAGTTATAATGCTGCGGGAAAAGCATTAGGACTTACTCATAAAACAGTAGCCGCGAAGGCAAGACAATATGGAATAGAGAAAAAGGTAACTTGGGAATAA
- the dhaL gene encoding dihydroxyacetone kinase subunit DhaL — translation MSIQGKKVIEILEKISEKIDENKAYLSELDAAIGDGDHGLNMSKGFKAVVEKIKDDDGNDIGGILKKSGMALVSNVGGASGPLYGTAFMKAAVSVNGKSEVDINDFAKMLDEALEGIKMRGKGQADDKTMIDAIEPALKSIKEGIDSGIEVKEILKAAKEAAYKGVEHTKEIIAKKGRASYLGERSLGHQDAGATSSAIILETIYEALN, via the coding sequence ATGAGTATTCAAGGAAAAAAAGTAATTGAAATATTAGAAAAAATAAGTGAAAAGATAGATGAAAATAAAGCATATTTATCAGAGCTAGACGCTGCAATTGGAGATGGAGACCATGGACTTAATATGAGCAAGGGATTTAAGGCTGTAGTAGAAAAGATAAAAGACGATGATGGAAATGATATCGGAGGTATATTAAAGAAGTCAGGAATGGCATTAGTATCTAATGTTGGTGGAGCTTCAGGACCACTATATGGAACAGCTTTTATGAAGGCAGCTGTAAGTGTTAATGGAAAATCGGAAGTTGATATTAATGATTTCGCAAAGATGCTAGATGAGGCTCTTGAAGGTATAAAAATGAGAGGTAAAGGTCAAGCTGATGATAAAACTATGATAGATGCTATAGAGCCAGCATTAAAATCAATAAAAGAAGGTATAGATAGCGGGATTGAAGTCAAGGAAATTTTAAAAGCAGCAAAAGAAGCTGCTTATAAAGGTGTAGAGCATACAAAAGAAATTATAGCTAAAAAGGGAAGAGCAAGTTATCTTGGAGAAAGAAGTTTAGGGCACCAAGATGCTGGGGCTACATCTTCTGCAATAATATTAGAAACAATATATGAAGCTTTAAATTAG
- a CDS encoding IS4 family transposase — MKNTTTIFDIFQTFLSEKEVEKFSKVLEYVDTARKFTLYDLIKFFIAAATNEYKSYRDGVEHMESVGLTPVDYSTISKKASKVDYKISKTLFEIIVSKCNRRMRRILNLPKQLIAIDSTTVTVGENRLKWAKFNGKKSGIKLHISLNINDFTPQKVIETIAKKHDGPIGEGLIDVHSILVEDRAYENHERFDMFKEIKQSFVIRIKNNTILSKPKKLRSLGVVENSSVIRDVTCYLGKETKKTQNRFRVVEFTDYYGKSVKVCTDLMNITPEKIAEIYKERWKIETFFKFIKQNLNVKRIFGTTENAVYNQLFISLIAYVLLQFTYVETTKNLKYVKLSLIQFIRKLLKKSLKVEVYIYINLFLKNIKNKLII, encoded by the coding sequence ATGAAAAATACTACCACTATATTTGATATATTTCAAACATTTTTAAGTGAAAAGGAAGTTGAAAAATTTAGTAAAGTTTTAGAATATGTTGATACTGCAAGAAAATTCACATTATATGATTTAATAAAATTCTTTATTGCAGCAGCTACGAATGAATATAAGAGTTATAGGGATGGCGTTGAGCATATGGAATCAGTAGGGCTAACACCAGTTGATTATTCAACTATTTCTAAAAAAGCCTCTAAGGTAGATTACAAAATTTCTAAAACTTTATTTGAGATTATTGTTTCTAAATGTAATCGTAGAATGCGAAGAATTCTAAATTTGCCAAAACAATTAATAGCAATTGATTCAACTACCGTGACCGTAGGTGAAAACCGTCTTAAATGGGCAAAATTTAATGGGAAGAAATCTGGAATAAAACTTCATATATCTTTAAATATTAATGACTTTACACCACAAAAAGTTATTGAAACTATTGCTAAAAAGCATGATGGACCGATAGGTGAAGGTTTAATAGATGTACACTCTATTTTAGTTGAAGATAGGGCTTATGAAAATCATGAGAGATTTGATATGTTTAAAGAAATAAAACAATCTTTTGTTATAAGAATAAAAAATAATACAATACTTTCAAAACCAAAGAAATTGAGAAGTTTAGGAGTAGTAGAAAATTCTTCTGTAATTCGAGATGTTACATGTTATTTAGGAAAAGAGACTAAAAAAACTCAAAATAGATTTAGAGTAGTTGAATTTACTGATTATTATGGTAAATCAGTAAAAGTGTGCACTGACCTAATGAACATTACTCCAGAAAAAATAGCAGAAATATACAAGGAACGTTGGAAAATTGAAACCTTCTTTAAATTTATAAAACAAAACTTGAATGTAAAAAGAATATTTGGAACAACTGAAAATGCTGTCTATAATCAACTTTTCATATCATTGATAGCTTATGTTTTGCTTCAATTTACTTATGTTGAAACGACTAAAAATTTAAAATATGTTAAATTATCACTAATTCAATTTATAAGAAAATTGCTTAAAAAAAGTCTTAAGGTCGAAGTCTATATATATATTAACTTATTTTTGAAAAATATCAAAAATAAGTTAATAATTTAA